A single window of Gadus morhua chromosome 22, gadMor3.0, whole genome shotgun sequence DNA harbors:
- the lratd2a gene encoding protein LRATD2a, with amino-acid sequence MGNQADKIAHLSYAGVPTVDPNGLDPEEGHRIGVSYIFSSDNDELEEHVVEKDRNREEKPYDRRDEVECAVYHRGDCIYEKSLVSNDLESHTPEDLLHRCTAGDLVEFVAAGQPPHWAVYVGHLQVVHLHRCEVKSSFLTDACQGRRCRVVNELYRFRPLGADLVVQAAMEQVGLKDRELSWRSSECFAAWCRFGKREFKTGGEIRIGKQPYRLKMILSDKHWHNLEFQSLDDVIMEKRRNDHLGKSAVLQELAHFSGVEVIKSEG; translated from the coding sequence ATGGGAAACCAAGCGGATAAGATTGCGCATTTAAGTTACGCAGGAGTTCCCACGGTGGACCCCAACGGCCTGGACCCAGAGGAGGGTCATCGGATCGGGGTTTCTTACATCTTCTCGAGCGACAACGATGAGCTGGAGGAGCACGTGGTCGAGAAGGACCGGAACCGGGAAGAGAAGCCCTACGACAGACGCGACGAGGTGGAGTGCGCCGTATACCACCGTGGAGACTGCATCTACGAGAAGAGCCTCGTGTCCAACGACTTGGAGTCCCACACCCCGGAGGACCTCCTCCACAGATGCACAGCGGGGGACCTGGTGGAGTTCGTGGCCGCCGGCCAGCCCCCCCACTGGGCTGTGTATGTTGGACATCTCCAAGTGGTGCACTTGCACAGATGTGAGGTCAAAAGCAGCTTCCTGACGGACGCCTGTCAGGGAAGGAGGTGCAGGGTGGTGAACGAGCTGTACAGGTTCAGGCCCCTCGGTGCAGACCTGGTGGTCCAGGCGGCTATGGAGCAGGTGGGCCTGAAGGAccgggagctgagctggagGAGCTCCGAGTGCTTCGCCGCCTGGTGCAGGTTTGGGAAGCGAGAGTTTAAGACGGGTGGGGAGATAAGGATCGGAAAACAGCCATACCGCTTGAAGATGATTCTGTCCGATAAACATTGGCACAATCTGGAGTTCCAGAGTCTAGACGATGTGATCATGGAGAAGAGAAGGAACGACCACCTGGGCAAGAGCGCCGTGCTGCAGGAGCTGGCCCACTTCAGCGGTGTTGAGGTGATCAAAAGCGAGGGGTGA